CATTGTACCAGCCATGACCGCAGTGATTGAAAAAGCCAAAACCCTGGTTGAGGAGGGCGCAGACGGTGTCCACTGTAATTGTCATCCGCGATTCATACAGTTTGTGAATCGGTGCATATCCGGCAGGAAGTGCCTGAGTGGCAATCCGTTCTTTGGCGATGGCTTCGTCGGTATAAGGGTCGTCCCAGAGAATCGCGGCAGAAAGCAGTGTATTAGTCTGGTAGTCGTTAGTCACACCGGTTTCATAGGCGATAAGTTTGCTGACAAAGGCGTGTGCCTCTTCCAAACTGTTTGCCGGCACCCTGCCCACATAGATGTCGGGATACAGGTCAACACTGTCTTCGGTTTCACCGTATACATTATCGCCATCCGCATCCCAGTTACCGTCCAAACAGGAGTAGTATAAGTCACAGGGTAGCGAATCTTCCCGGGGATGAAGCCCGGCAGAGCAAGCCATCGCAAACGCCTTGCGTACCGGTACGAGGTCAACATCGCCCCCAAGCAGGAGGTATTTCAGACCCGAGTCTTGGGCGCAGTATCTGAGATAGTTTCTCAGTTTTTCTGCCGGGTCCTGACCCTGGTAATTGGCGGTTATCCATTCAATCGCCCGACAGGCAGAGTTTAATCCGGTTTTCTGGCGCCAGCGGACAAGCGGTGCAAAAACGGTGTCCAGAGTTCGGGTGGTGACGATGAGGTATTCCAGCGGTCCGGTTTCTGCCCATTCAGCGCTGGGTTGGGGTTTCTGTTCCAGGGCGATACTTATCCTTTTGATGAGCCGGACCTGGTTCGTTTCGGGCAAAAGTTGCAAAGGGAAGATGAGGAGCGAGGCGACAGGTTTTCCCCGGATAAAACCGGTGCCGGTCAGAACGCAGACCGATTCGGGATAGGGATTCTGGTTGAGGCGGTACGGCTGTTCCTCATTTAGTTTTTTTGCTGGGAGAGAAAGGATGTTCGGCACCGGCACCGTGGCAAGGTCAAATTTTTGAGGCAGGGTTTCATATTCGACGCTCACCGCTTTGATACCGGTAACACGACTGTTAGAAGGCAACAGAAGGTTAACTGGCTTTACAGGCAGGGCAGGAGCGCCGGGCGGTGTTGCAATCTCCGCATCGGGTAGTGTGAAGATGGTTCTGTTGTCGGCGACGATTGATTGCAACTGGGAAGAGGAAAAGGTGAAGGTATGGGTAATCGTTTGAGCCGATGTGTCAATGGAGAGGTAAAGAAGAAGGAGAAGAAGTTGCGCAACCATTGGTGTTAATTTTCTGCCTGTCGCTTCAGATATGCTTTAAGGTATTCCAAGCCTTCTTCTTTGGTTTTGAACTTGCCCTCAACTTGCAGGTCCTCAAGTTCTTGTAAGATGACTTTAAACGCGGGACCGGGCTTCAATCCCATAGCAATCAGGTCATCACCGGTAACCAGCCGCTTGATTTTGGCTTTGGCATCTTCGGCGCGCTTCTGAGTTATCATCCGGCTGATGGTGGCTTCAAGATGGCCTGTCCTGCCTGCGGTTGCCCAGCCATCGGCATAACAGAGAAGCATCAAACCGAACGCCTCATCGCCCAGGTCCCGGAAGAACCTTCGAATCGCCCGCTCCGACAGTTCGGGCGCGGTGGCAAGGAGGTGCAGGCGCATATGCTCCTTGACCAGAGTTCGGACGATTTTAGTCTGGTGCCGGGCAAGGCGCAGCCGTTCGTGACAGATTTTCACGGTCAGTTTTGCACCCAGACTGTCGTGGCCATAGAAATGCGTTTCACCCGCCTCATTGACAAACCGGGTGTGGGGTTTGGCGATGTCGTGGAGCAGTCCGGCAAGTTTCAGCAGCGCGGCATGAAAAGGCAGGGAGAAATAGGAGTGCCACTCGGGCGTAAAGCGTGAAAAGAACCCGGGCTGGGAAATCAACTCTTCAATCTTTTCTACGGTCCGAAAAGTGTGGGCGCACAGCTCCTCATCCTGCAGCAGGGGCAGGAGTTCGGGCATAATCTCTTCAAGTCGGTGCAGTTCGGCAAGTTTTATCAAATACGGGACCGAGTTGTTGGCTTGAAGGATGCGGAGAAACTCCATCCCGATTCTTTCGGCTGCGGTGTTCTGCAAAGTGATGTCCTGTGCCTGCTCGTAAACTGATGGGTGAACTGTGAAGTTGAGTTCCAGTGCAAGGCGCAGGGCGCGCAACAACCGCAGCGGGTCAAGCGCGAGCGATTGGGCAGACACGGGCCGAATCAACTTCTGTTTCAGGTCCTCCTTGCCACCAAAAGGGTCGATAAGAGCATTTGCTTCGGGTAGTTCACAGGCGATGGCGTTCAGAGTAAAGTCGCGGCGTTTCAAGTCGTCCGCGATGTTCAGGTTGCCGATGCCATTGAAGTCAAGTGTGATTTTCTTTCGGTAAACAACCCGGGCTTCATCGTCCTTTTCTGATAAAACGACCAGTTTTCCCCGAACTGCCCGGGCAAACTCGCGGGCGAACTCAACACCAGAGCCGGAAACGGCAAAATCAAAGTCTGCGGGCTCCTGACCAAGAAGCAAATCCCGGATTGCACCGCCTACAAGAAACAATTGGCGCTCACCCTTCACGGTCAGAAGCCGGGGATAAATCCTGCCTAAATTTTGCAGCGCCCGGTTGATATCAATGTCCACTATTTCAGGATAACAGGAGAGAAATCAGGGTCAAGTTTGCTAATAAGAATTGCTTGACTTGCGACCGGGCAGGGTTAATTTTTAATCTGTTCCTGAAAGGAGGCGTAATGGTATTTCAAATTTTTGCCCGTGAGGGTTGTGTGACCTGTACAAAGGCGCAGCAGGTCCTGGCACGGCTTGGTGTTGAGGTGCAGGTGCGCTATGTTGATGGACCAAGCGCGACTCCGGAAAACCTTGCCGATTTAGCCTATTATGACTGGACCGATACCCCACCGCTGGTGGTTGTTACCGAAGGGGATAAGGTCTTACAGCGGTGGGACGGTAACGACATTGCTGATACCAGCCGTTCCTGGCATCAGACCGTGGAACGCTGGCTTGAGTCCCAGCGCGCAAAGTAACGCCGAAGCGGCGCAGTTAGTAACTTAGCGCTTCTTTACTTCAGACCGGTTTAATTGTTCAACGACTCAAACAGCGTGGGCAGGCTGATGATGCCCAGTATTGCCAGAACACTGATTACAATCAGCGATAGGGCGATGGCGACAAGCGAGACAATCATCATAATCCCATTGATGATAAAGTACAGCTTCAGTTTGCCGGTAAATTCTTCGAGCGCTTTCGGGTCGCCCTTTTCCGCATACTCCTGTGCCTTATTCCCGGCACCATTGAGGATAACTCCCATCCAGATGGGTAGCCATGCCCAGATGATGCCAAACAGGGTGAGTGCCTGCAAGATGCCGGCGACAATCTGGACGATGCCCAGAAGTTTGAGCCAGCCCTTCATTCCCCGGACATTTTGCTGAACGGTGTTGTCCGGAACTGTGGTTGTTACACTGCTTTCCAAGTTTCCTCCTGTTCTTTAGGATAAGATAAGGGAAAATAGTAAATGGTCAAGCCCGGCTTTATTATTTGAACCGGAACCGGCTCTTAAAATGGCGCAGGGTTAAATCTTTTCCAAACACCACTTCAACGGGCGGGATTGAATCTCGGTGCTGATAGAGCAGTTTTATCGCCTCAGCAGCGGCAAACAGGTCCTGGTCCTCATAAGTAAGTCGGGGTACAGCAGCACGGACAAAGTTGTTGCGCGGTGCCGGGCTGTTTTCCAGGCCAAAGGCGTAAACGCCCAGTTCACACAACCGGTGGCCCGCGACCAATAGCAGGGCAACAAAGGCGATGCCAGGATAATCTTCGTCCCGGGCATCAGGGAAAAACCGGTCAATCTCGATATAAACCGCGTGGCCACCCGCGGGCTTAAGCACCGGCACGCCATCAGCGCTCAACCGTTCGGCAAAGCGCTGCACCTGTCCAATTCTGCTTTCAAGATAGTCCGGGTTGACAACGGTGCGCAAACCTTCGGCAACCGCTTTCAGGTCTCTGCCTGCCAGACCACCATAGGTTGGATGCCCTTCAACAAGAATCTGATAATCGGTAAGTTTTTCGAGGAGTTCGGGATAGCGCCGGGCAAAAAGCCCGTCAAGGCGAATCAGCAGTGCGCCGCCGATGTTCACCAGCCCATCCTTTTTCAAACTGATGTGGAACCCATCAACATATTGAAACATCTCGCGGACTATTTCCGAAATGGTTTTCTGCTCATAGCCTGGTTCGCGCTTGTGAATAAAATAGGCGTTTTCGGCAAATCGGCAGGCGTCAAAGAAAAACGGGATATTGTGTTCCGCGGTCAGGGCACGGACCGCGCGAATGTTTTCCATTGATACCGGTTGACCACCGCCGGTATTGTTGGTGATTGTCAGATAGACCAGTGGTATGCGCTCGGGCATTGTCGCAAGGAGCAGTTTTAACTCTTCAAGATTGATGTTACCCCGGAACGGAAAGCCCTCGTCGTTTTTGCGGTGCTCATCACAGTTTAGGTTCAAAGCAACAAAGTTACTGTCCTCAATGTTCGCCTCGGTCGTGTCAAAATGACCATTACTGGGGATGAGGTAACAAGGCGCAACATCGTGCCGGCGTTCAACACGGGCAAGGGCAACTTTGATACGGGCAAAAAGTCCGCTCGGGTCGGGCAGACTTTCCAGCACAGTAGCAAGCGGCGCCATCTTCTCCGCGGCGAGATAGCGGGCAAGGTTGGAAAAAAGGGCGTGCTCCGCAGCTCTGCCCTGGTGAAATATAAAAAGCGTCTGAATGGGCCGATTTAAATCCTGGCGCCAGACCTCACCAAAGGTTTTGCCCAGTTGCTCATTCAACTGGTAATAACCTTCATTTGAGCCATAAGCCTCATCGCCCAATAGCAGTTCTGCCCACTGCTCCATTGTCATCGTAGTTGTGCCCGAATCCGAAAGCAGGTCGCAGCCCGGTAAAAGGTGCGCCGGATAGAGAAACGGGTTTAGCCCAATCTGCGCCACCAGTTCGGCACGGGCTTGGACTGAATGGAGCGGACAGGCAGAGGTGCCAAACCGGGCTTTTGCTTCGTTACAGTTATGCATAGTGTGGGCACGGAAACGGACCGCAGCGTTGCGATAGGCACGGGGTGTAAAATACCTGCCCGGTTGGGCTGGTCTTTTTGCGAGTTCTTTAAACAACTGGACAAAGAAAGAGAGTTTATCTGCCATTGAAGAACTAAATTACTCCGCACCCAGCCAAAGTCAAGCAGAAAAGGCGGTGCGGTTTAGCGGGTAACGAGCACCTTAACGGTCGCTTTGCCGGGTGTTGCCTCCTTCATTGGCTGGATAAAATAGACCCCAGGGGCAAGATGCCGGATGTCATTAACACCGGGCTGGAGATTGAGCACTTTACGACCGGAGATGTCAAAGAGAACACCGCTCTGGTTCCGGGGCAAAGTTAGAGTGTAGCGCACCACAGTTGGAATAAACTGGTCTTCTGAATTACCACCAGGGTTTTGAGCGATTCCGACCAAGGTTGTATCACGGACGAAACAGACCGCCGAACTGCCCGGCACTGAAACATAAACCCGGCGCTGGTTCGGGCTATGGACAATTTCTGCGGGATAACCGGGCAAACGAATGCCAGTAACGACCGAATCGGTACGGCAGTCAAACACCTTGACATCCTGTCCATAGCGGAATGTGCAGTAAAGATAACCGGTGAGCGAATCGTAAACGATTTGACTCAGTCCGCTACCAATCGGAATTGAGTCTTCAATCCGGGGTCCGCTCGGGTTAATCACAAAGAACTGGCTACCCGCCGCACAGTAAAGCCGGTTACCGAATTCATTGTGGAACATCAAACCCGGTTGGTACGGTATTGGCAGAAAAGAGCGGATGGTATGGGTGGAGCAGTCAACAAAAAACAGCCCGTTCAGGTTGTCAACTGCACAGGCAAGGAGGTTATCTTCAGGCAGATAACACACCTCTCTTGGTGTGCCACCTAATCCGAGATGGGCAATCACCTCATTGGTTCGCACATCAAGCACGAACAGTGAATACTGGTCATAGATGGCGGAGAAATAGAGCCGGTGCAAATTCGGGAAATAACTGATGATGCGGGGGTCCTCGCCAGCATAAAACCTATAGATAATTGAGTCCCGGGCACAGTTGATTACCTCAATACGATAATCCAGAGCGCAGAACAAACGGTTCTGGTCCGGGACATAAACCGCGCTCCTTGGTATATCGTACAAATGTATCGTCTTACGCACCGTTTCAGCAGGACAGTCAATCGACACGATGGCAGTTTCCGATGGGAGGAGGGCATAGAGGCGGTTACTTGCGGTAATCGGGATGATTTTGGAAGGGGCAGCGGGTAGTCTTATCGGGTTGCGGAGAGCGCCGGTTTCGGCGTTAATCGGTACTATCTCGTCGCGTTCGGTACTGGCGCAGTAAACCCGTTCCGTACCCGGAAGATAGGCAAGAAGGTTTACCGGAAACCAGGTAACAACCTTATTCACAACTTCACTGGTTCGGGCATTGTATATCACCACCTGATGGCTAAAGCGCTCCGGGGCATAAATTAAGTTGGCACGCGGATTATAGCCAAGCCCGACAGGATAGGAGCCAGGTGTTGGAATCACCCGAACCACCTGATTGGTAACACCGTCAACCACCGCAATGCTATCGGTTTCACTCAAAGCGATGTAAACGAGATTGTCAACCGAGTCAAAAACCAGACCGCGTTGGTTTGTATTGAGATAAATCCAGCGGATTAAGGTATCAGCAAGGGCGTCGTAAACTCCGAACCAGTTATCGTCCCAGTCGGCACAGTAAAACTTATTACTCACGGTGTTCAGACACATCAACCTTGGTGAATAACCGGCTACAAGCCAGCGAATTACGGTATCCCGGTCGCAGTCAACCACCGTGATATCCTCATCGTAGTCCTCAGAAATGTAAAGCCGGTTGGTCAGATGGTTGTAAAGCATATCATAGTAAAATCCGGCACCTGAATAGAAGGTTTTAATGACACTGTCGGTTGAACAGTCAATTACCGCCACATCCTGGTTATCCATAACACAGTAAACCTTATTTACCCGATAGGCGCAGGCGATATTTCCCGACTCGTCTGGGATGGCAATCGTTTTTATCAGGGTGTCGTAGTCGCAATCTATGACCCAGACTTCAGGACCACCAACGCAGTATATCCGGTTGAGATTGGGGTTGTAGGCCAGGTCACTGCCGTAATTCGGCAGGTTAATGGTTCGGACCAAACGGTTGGCAGCAGCGTCAACCACAAACAACAGGTTGCCGCTGAGAATGTAAAGTTTATTATCCACGGGGTTATAGGTAAAATTTCCGGCAGGACCCGGCAGTTGAATTAAGGCGATTTTTCGGTTGGTGGTGCCATCAAGGACGCAGATTTGTGAGATACCATCCCCGAAAATGAATACGGTGTTGTTGTTCGGGTTATAGAAGATTCGGTTCGGATATGCGGGACCGGCAAACGAATCGGGCAGATAAACGGTTCTTTCCAGCCACTGGGCTGAAACCGGTGTCGCCATCAGGGCGACAAGACAAAACAAAAACCACCGGCGCATAACACCTCCTGTTTGCGCTTTGATTATAAAGCGAAATTAGTTAAATGTCAAGGGACAAAAGGGTTAAACAGCGCAATCAACTCTCGCAAATTTTTGAGTGGATACCTTAAGAGCTCCTGTTGATTGGCACGGAAAAAGTGCCATTTTGTACCGGTTGGGATGTGCTTAATTTTAGTAATCATTTTTGAAAGACTAAAATGTTCTCCACACCTATTTTTCCTTTATCAGCTTTGGATAAACCATGTTCAATAACATCCACTAACCGAAATCCAACTGCCTTACCAAGATCTCCTAATATAGGAGATGTTTCAATTACTTCCTCTTTTCCGTTTATAAGCCAGGAGTGACATTTACTAACAACCATCAAGTAATACTTGTCTTTTTTTAAGACTCGGTAACATTCCTCAAATGATAGTTTCATCATTTTGAGATAGTTCTCGACTGTCTCGGCTTTGTAAGTTCTCCGTGATTTTTTTAATAGGTCTATAAGCGCTAAACTCGATTCTGGTAAAGCAACTGACGAATATCTATCATTCACAAAAAGTGTCATATTTTCGTATTGGTCTTCATCCCTATGTTTCGATTGATAAAAGTTTTTAGTTGACTCCCATTTTAGATCATCGTTTAAGCCTAAAATTAATATGGAGATTTTATTATTGCCAATATAATCTAAGGCATCAAAATATGGCGGCGATGTAAGTATACCATCAATGCTTTCATCCTGTAACATAGACATATTAGTTGAGTCACCTTTAATAATTTTTACTCTCCCTTTGTTGAGCTTTACACTTAATATTTCAGCCATTTTCTGGGTGGCGTATAAAGTTAAATATCTATCTTCCACATACGATTTAAAAGAATTGATTAAATCCCAAGTTCTGCTTTTTTCGGAATACTCAACAATCTGCTGACTCAAAAGAATTAAGAAAAATTGTCTAATATCTTCATCTTGGATATCTTCAATTTTTTCTTTTAAAAACAAAACATTATCGAGATGAGGTTCAATCTTTGCAAAGCCAGCGCTGTTTGAAGCAGCACGCCTTAATTTTTCTTTCAGTGCACTTAAATCATTAAAGTTGAATTTACGGGAAAGGCTGTCATCAATTGATTCAAATAATTTAATTGCCGCAGTTTTAACTTTGCTAATATCAATTCCAATATTACATTTTACTTCGGCTATCATCTTACCTATATTCAATACTTCGATTCCTACGGCATTTATACCCATTGTGGGAGCATCAGCAATAAATGCACCAGACCCAACAAAGGGGTCAAGGATAGTATCCCCTTCTTGAACCTGTAATAAATTTATCAGTGCTCTTGATATTCGGGGGTCACCTTTCCCTTTATATTTATGCAGGTAGTGCAAAAATGGTTTCCGCAGGTCCGTTGATGCCCAATCGACAAAATCACCGATATGATTTTTCCCCAATCCCAAATGGGGGGAACGATATTGGCCATCCATTAGATGCGAAAGCAATTCTTTCAGCCCTTTTTCTATGCCTGATTCTTTCTCAGAGAAGTAGTTTTGCCAGTTTTCACTGTTTCTGGGTCGGAAAACACAAGCAGGAAGTTTTTTTACTTCTGTCGCATACTCAAAAAGCGTATGAAATGGCAGGAACCTTATCGTTAACAATTTATTTTTAGATTTCACAATATCTTTCAAGAAAATTTGAGTATAGGGGTTAGGTTCCAATCTATTTTTTGTACCCAACAATTCCTCATTAATTGGTAAGCCAATTTTTTCCAATGTTTGTTGAGGGTTTTCTGATTCCAGAATTACATAAATTTCCCTGAAGAAAGTTGCTCTTTTAACGATGTTTACTATGTCCATTGTAGAAACTTTTGCCAAAAAGCCCTGTCCTTCTCCAAGATAAACCAACCTGCTGATCAAATGTATTACTTCCTCATCTAATAAATTAAATGGTTTTTCTTTGAATAAAGCCGCCAGTGTTTTAACAAACTGCGTTTTAGTCCCTAATAAACTATCTATTTCCCGATGGGCAAAATAAACCTCATCGGGGTCTCTCAAGTCAAATTTTAGCTTTGCTAATACAATCATATTTTACCTTACAATTAAGTCGCTGGCAGTTAATAAAATTTCACTAAAATAACCTATATAGGAAGTTTTTGGCAATTTGCGTACCGGCTTCATCAAGAATTCTCCAGGGGAAATAGGACTCGCATACCCGAGTTCGTTTCTCAGCATAGATTTATACCCTTCTCTGGTCAGCATAGATTCCAGCATAGATTCATACTCTTCTCTGGATGTTTGTGATATGTGGACTATTGCATTTCTAAGTGTCGTCATATTTTGTAACGCACGATTTATATCTGCGTTATCACAGAGTACTCTTTTAAATGGCTCACCGTCTTTAAAAAACAACTCCGACTTTTTCTTTATGAAATTTAAATTTAACCACTTAGCGTAGCGGCGACCAGATGTTATAATAGCATATGCATGGTTTTTATCCCGAGGGAAAACATAACGATTCGGGGCGTATCCACTATCGGTTTTTTCCCCCAGCATATAAAGAATAAATGTTTCTTCAATAAACCATTCCCACGCTAAATACATTTTCAAAAACGAGAGTTCATACACTAAATTAATAACATTACTATCTATATTAGGAATTTGATTCATAGTCTGGAGTAAATTAAAACTATCATTCATTTGTGCTATAAATTTATTTTTTGTTTCGTTAAGGTTGGACATCTCGTTATCATCTTATAAATACTTTATGATAAATGCTAATAAAAACTGATGTCGGCGATTTCTCACCGCCTCAACTGTTGTATGACGGGTATAATCATCAATAAATTGTTTAATATCAGGTTCTGAATCCTGTGCAGACTTATTTGAACTTTCCTCCAAAATTGCCTCAAGCGATTCTAAAGCAATTTTAATTTTAGGGTATTGAGACGGTTCAATTCTCAGCGTATTTTCTGAGTTGGGTAAGCCAAACAACAGGTCGTAAATCATGCAGTAAAGAGAATAAAACAAGGGGCTTTTATTGAAATAGGAGTCCGGAAGAATGTCACCGTATATTTCTCCGATAGTATCCATACATTTTTTGAAATTATCTGTTATTTTATCTTTATTATCGAATCGGTCGTCATATCTTTTATAGTAGGTTTCAATAACTCTTCTATCCTGTATCCCATCGATACTGGCTATAATTAATTCGGAAGTAAGTTCAACATCAGCCATTCTTGCAATTTTCGGTTCCTTGAGGATTTTTGATTTTATCCAAAAGGTATAAAACTCGTGCGCCATACTGTGCACCGTCTGTTTAAATAGCCCGAAATACTTAGCATTCAAGAGCTCAGTTTTATTTAGAGGCACAGTATAAGTATTTAACCGAGCAAAGATTCCGAGAACATCTTTATCCTCTGAAATTAGTACTTTATTAGTGGAAATATTATACAGAAGAAATTCCTTTTGTACCTCGTCGGGCAACTGACTGAAATATAATCCCCCGTAATCTTGATTGTGGATTTTTGAAACACTGAAACCATCTTTTAAATAATCCAATATAGTTGCGAGCCGCTGCTGGCCATCAATTACCTCTCTAATGCTTTTGCGCGTTTTTAAGTCTATTGTTTCTCTGATAAAAACAGGGGGGATAGGTAATTCCCTTAAGATTGTATCAATTAAATATGATTTTGCTTTCGCCGACCAAACGCGTCTTCTCTGGAATTTTGGCGACAAAATTAATTCCCCCCTTTCATGCCATTGTCTATAATCATTGATAGAATAGGACTTTATTTCAAAGTTTTTAGCCATTTAATGCCTCCATATTAAATAATTCACATGGTTTTATTTTAAATTGTAACTTATTTGGGTCGGGTGTTCCACCTTTTCTTTGCATAGTAATTCTTCCAATATATAAACTTCCCCTTGGTGATATTCTTACATCCCCTGCGCCAAAGAAGTTCATCGCAGTATTTATGTCCTTTAATGCCCATGTAGTTGTATTTTTGACTTTGTTGTAGCGTGTAACTAACATCCAGTTAGCAGATAAACCGCCTCTTCCCTTTATAATATCGGATACAACAAGGATTCTATTTTCACGGAAGAAATTTATTATATTATTTACCAAACTTTCCGGTAATTCATCAAGGAACATTCTTCTCTTGTCTCTCAGAATTTTATTTCCGACAATATGAGGATACGAAAGAGGATTAATTTCACCAGTAAATAATTTCAGGGCTAATGTTGTATCATCGTCAAATCCCCAGATTTCTCTGTACGAGTCTACTGACCTTTTGTCCACTTGGTTATAGTCAGCGTCGGAATTGGCTTTTTTTAACGATAGGTTTTCGATTTTTACAATCGCGCCTACCTTTATAATTATTCTTAGCTGCGCATCAGCTTTTTTGAATTTCATCAGATCTTCAAAGGTTTCCCTTAAACCAAGATTTTCCGCGTCTATTCTTTTCATCCGCGTGGGTATTAGAATTGCCTCAACCGAATCTATTAAATCAATTTTATATCCCATAATTGCGAGCCATATTTGGGCTTCCTTATCTGTCTTCCAGTTATTGAATTTCTTGCATATGTTTTTCTCATTCGCAAATCCGCCTCGGGCTGTAGTTGAGCCGATATTAAAAGTTGTCATTTGTTGCATTCCCTAAAAATATATAATAATGCCCTAAATACTTCTGATGATTAAGATGCACTGGACTTTTTGCCCAGATTAGTTCCACATACTTTCTGTTTTCTGGCATCTTTGATAATTACATTCAGTTTTCCGGTTTTGTCAATAAATTGGTTGGATGTGTTGAGGTCGGGACTGGGTTGCGGCTAATAAAGGTGGGCGTTTTTTATCGTTGACCTGTCCGTATTTGTATGAAATGGGTTTCATCAGATTAAGAGCAGGTATTCTAATGGTACCTTGACGATTGATTCATCGGTCAGTTGCAATTTTTTGCTGCCAAACACAATACCGTATTTACCTTTGACCTTTTTCTGGGTGGTTTCAACCTGTGTCGTATCTTCTTTGTGAAAACCGATTTCAATCACTACTGGCTTCTGGTTGGGGAGTCTTAAAACGAAATCCGCGCCGCCTTCGGCAATATCGTATGCTATCGTTGCCTTATATCTGCCTTTTAAATCCTTATTATAAATCAAGGCGAAATAGTCCTCTAATTTTTTGCCTTCAATATTTGATCGAAAAATGTTGTCTAAAATCGCGGTTCTTAATGCCGGGGCAGTAAAAAGAAGTTTGGGCGTTTTTCTTGTGCTCGTGAATGGTTTTCCGAGGCTTGGTACCTTAAACAA
This genomic window from candidate division WOR-3 bacterium contains:
- a CDS encoding type II restriction endonuclease, which codes for MTTFNIGSTTARGGFANEKNICKKFNNWKTDKEAQIWLAIMGYKIDLIDSVEAILIPTRMKRIDAENLGLRETFEDLMKFKKADAQLRIIIKVGAIVKIENLSLKKANSDADYNQVDKRSVDSYREIWGFDDDTTLALKLFTGEINPLSYPHIVGNKILRDKRRMFLDELPESLVNNIINFFRENRILVVSDIIKGRGGLSANWMLVTRYNKVKNTTTWALKDINTAMNFFGAGDVRISPRGSLYIGRITMQRKGGTPDPNKLQFKIKPCELFNMEALNG
- a CDS encoding CCA tRNA nucleotidyltransferase; the encoded protein is MDIDINRALQNLGRIYPRLLTVKGERQLFLVGGAIRDLLLGQEPADFDFAVSGSGVEFAREFARAVRGKLVVLSEKDDEARVVYRKKITLDFNGIGNLNIADDLKRRDFTLNAIACELPEANALIDPFGGKEDLKQKLIRPVSAQSLALDPLRLLRALRLALELNFTVHPSVYEQAQDITLQNTAAERIGMEFLRILQANNSVPYLIKLAELHRLEEIMPELLPLLQDEELCAHTFRTVEKIEELISQPGFFSRFTPEWHSYFSLPFHAALLKLAGLLHDIAKPHTRFVNEAGETHFYGHDSLGAKLTVKICHERLRLARHQTKIVRTLVKEHMRLHLLATAPELSERAIRRFFRDLGDEAFGLMLLCYADGWATAGRTGHLEATISRMITQKRAEDAKAKIKRLVTGDDLIAMGLKPGPAFKVILQELEDLQVEGKFKTKEEGLEYLKAYLKRQAEN
- a CDS encoding tryptophanase codes for the protein MADKLSFFVQLFKELAKRPAQPGRYFTPRAYRNAAVRFRAHTMHNCNEAKARFGTSACPLHSVQARAELVAQIGLNPFLYPAHLLPGCDLLSDSGTTTMTMEQWAELLLGDEAYGSNEGYYQLNEQLGKTFGEVWRQDLNRPIQTLFIFHQGRAAEHALFSNLARYLAAEKMAPLATVLESLPDPSGLFARIKVALARVERRHDVAPCYLIPSNGHFDTTEANIEDSNFVALNLNCDEHRKNDEGFPFRGNINLEELKLLLATMPERIPLVYLTITNNTGGGQPVSMENIRAVRALTAEHNIPFFFDACRFAENAYFIHKREPGYEQKTISEIVREMFQYVDGFHISLKKDGLVNIGGALLIRLDGLFARRYPELLEKLTDYQILVEGHPTYGGLAGRDLKAVAEGLRTVVNPDYLESRIGQVQRFAERLSADGVPVLKPAGGHAVYIEIDRFFPDARDEDYPGIAFVALLLVAGHRLCELGVYAFGLENSPAPRNNFVRAAVPRLTYEDQDLFAAAEAIKLLYQHRDSIPPVEVVFGKDLTLRHFKSRFRFK
- a CDS encoding DUF262 domain-containing protein; this encodes MAKNFEIKSYSINDYRQWHERGELILSPKFQRRRVWSAKAKSYLIDTILRELPIPPVFIRETIDLKTRKSIREVIDGQQRLATILDYLKDGFSVSKIHNQDYGGLYFSQLPDEVQKEFLLYNISTNKVLISEDKDVLGIFARLNTYTVPLNKTELLNAKYFGLFKQTVHSMAHEFYTFWIKSKILKEPKIARMADVELTSELIIASIDGIQDRRVIETYYKRYDDRFDNKDKITDNFKKCMDTIGEIYGDILPDSYFNKSPLFYSLYCMIYDLLFGLPNSENTLRIEPSQYPKIKIALESLEAILEESSNKSAQDSEPDIKQFIDDYTRHTTVEAVRNRRHQFLLAFIIKYL